The proteins below are encoded in one region of Prevotella melaninogenica ATCC 25845:
- the tsf gene encoding translation elongation factor Ts yields the protein MAISIEDIKKLRAMTGAGLADVKKALTEAEGDYEKAKELIRERGLAIAAKRSDRETSNGCVLVKQVDGFAAMVAIKCETDFVANGQDFIALVQEILDAAVANKCKSLDEVKTLKLANGEDAATAVQQRSGVTGEKMELDGYNFLEGENLSVYDHMNKHTLATIVQLNENNEEAGHKVAMQVAAMKPVALDEASIPQSVKDEEFKVAVEKTKEEQIEKAVVAAIKKAGINANLVDSEDHIESNIKKGWLTREEADKAIEIRNTVAAEKAANLNEDMIQNIAKGRLNKFFKENCLVDQEFQFGDGDKQSVSEWLKAQSKDLKIVAYKRFTLAAE from the coding sequence ATGGCTATATCTATTGAAGATATCAAGAAGCTCCGCGCTATGACTGGCGCAGGTCTGGCTGACGTAAAGAAGGCACTCACAGAGGCTGAAGGCGATTACGAAAAGGCAAAGGAATTGATCCGTGAGCGTGGTTTGGCTATCGCTGCTAAGCGTTCTGACCGTGAGACATCAAACGGTTGTGTACTCGTTAAGCAGGTAGATGGTTTTGCTGCTATGGTTGCTATCAAGTGTGAGACAGACTTCGTTGCTAATGGTCAGGACTTCATCGCCCTCGTTCAGGAGATTCTGGACGCTGCTGTTGCTAACAAGTGCAAGAGCCTTGATGAGGTTAAGACACTTAAGCTCGCTAATGGCGAGGATGCTGCTACAGCAGTTCAGCAGCGTTCTGGTGTTACTGGTGAGAAGATGGAGCTCGACGGCTACAACTTCCTTGAGGGTGAGAACTTGTCTGTTTATGACCATATGAACAAGCACACTCTCGCAACTATCGTTCAGCTCAATGAGAACAACGAGGAGGCTGGTCACAAGGTAGCTATGCAGGTTGCAGCTATGAAGCCAGTAGCTCTTGACGAGGCATCTATTCCACAGTCTGTTAAGGACGAGGAGTTCAAGGTTGCTGTTGAGAAGACTAAGGAAGAGCAGATTGAGAAGGCTGTTGTTGCTGCTATCAAGAAGGCAGGTATCAACGCTAACCTCGTTGACAGTGAAGACCACATCGAGTCTAACATCAAGAAGGGTTGGTTGACACGTGAGGAGGCTGACAAGGCTATCGAGATTCGCAACACTGTTGCTGCTGAGAAGGCTGCAAACCTCAACGAGGATATGATTCAGAACATCGCTAAGGGTCGTCTGAACAAGTTCTTCAAGGAGAATTGTCTCGTTGATCAGGAGTTCCAGTTCGGTGATGGCGACAAGCAGAGCGTTAGCGAGTGGCTTAAGGCTCAGAGCAAGGATCTTAAGATTGTTGCTTACAAGCGCTTCACTCTCGCTGCAGAGTAA